One window of Nocardia sp. NBC_00508 genomic DNA carries:
- a CDS encoding GlsB/YeaQ/YmgE family stress response membrane protein: protein MLGLGIIGWIIIGGLAGWIASKFMKTDAQQGILLNIVVGVIGGLLGGFLLKLLGVDVEGGGLWFSFFTCLGGAVILLFLVRLVTGSRIRS, encoded by the coding sequence ATGCTCGGTCTCGGAATCATCGGATGGATCATCATCGGCGGCCTGGCCGGATGGATCGCCAGCAAGTTCATGAAGACGGACGCTCAGCAGGGCATCCTCCTCAATATCGTCGTCGGAGTGATCGGCGGCTTGCTCGGCGGGTTCCTGCTGAAGTTGCTCGGCGTCGACGTCGAGGGCGGCGGCCTCTGGTTCAGCTTCTTCACCTGCCTTGGTGGCGCGGTCATCCTGTTGTTCCTGGTGCGGCTGGTCACCGGGAGCCGGATCAGGTCCTGA
- a CDS encoding beta-ketoacyl-ACP synthase III: MAARIAQTTGAEHTAMLGLGVYRPARVVTNDEVAGPINSSDEWIQTRSGIKTRRFADESETIQSMSVAAARGALESSGIAIDQVDCVIVATSTHLLLTPAAAPRIATELGMNGAAAFDVSAGCAGFCHSIALASDLVRAGTAGHVLVIGVEKLTNTINPRDRSTAFLFADGAGAVIIGPSDEPGIGPTVWGSDGTQHHAIRQDKDWIEFFHEIDEKGLDAVRPYMAMEGTAVFRWAAHSLEKVCRDAIDRAGLSSDDLDAMIPHQANGRIIEIMARVLKLPEHCALANDIEEAGNTSAASIPLAMEALLRKGESKPGDTALLIAFGAGLSYAAQVVSLPNWK; the protein is encoded by the coding sequence ATGGCTGCTCGCATCGCCCAGACCACCGGGGCAGAGCACACGGCGATGCTCGGACTCGGCGTTTACCGCCCTGCTCGAGTGGTCACCAACGACGAAGTCGCGGGTCCGATCAACTCCAGCGACGAGTGGATCCAGACCAGATCGGGCATCAAGACCCGGCGGTTCGCCGACGAATCGGAAACGATTCAGAGCATGAGTGTCGCCGCCGCCCGCGGCGCGCTGGAATCTTCCGGCATCGCGATCGACCAAGTCGATTGCGTGATCGTTGCTACGTCGACGCACCTGTTGTTGACGCCGGCCGCGGCCCCGCGCATCGCCACCGAGCTCGGCATGAACGGCGCCGCCGCCTTCGACGTCTCGGCCGGCTGCGCGGGCTTCTGCCACTCGATCGCGCTGGCGTCGGACCTGGTCCGGGCCGGTACCGCCGGGCACGTCCTGGTAATCGGCGTGGAGAAGCTGACCAACACGATCAACCCGCGCGATCGCTCCACCGCCTTCCTCTTCGCCGACGGTGCGGGCGCGGTGATCATCGGCCCGTCCGACGAGCCGGGCATCGGTCCCACCGTGTGGGGCTCGGACGGCACCCAGCACCACGCCATCCGGCAGGACAAGGACTGGATCGAGTTCTTTCACGAGATCGACGAAAAGGGTCTGGACGCGGTGCGGCCGTACATGGCCATGGAGGGCACCGCGGTGTTCCGGTGGGCGGCGCACTCGTTGGAGAAGGTGTGCCGCGACGCGATCGACCGCGCCGGCCTGTCCTCCGACGACCTGGACGCGATGATCCCGCACCAGGCCAACGGCCGGATCATCGAGATCATGGCCCGGGTGCTGAAACTTCCCGAGCACTGTGCGCTCGCCAACGACATCGAGGAGGCGGGCAACACCTCGGCCGCGTCGATCCCGCTGGCCATGGAGGCGCTGCTGCGCAAGGGCGAGTCGAAGCCGGGCGACACGGCACTGCTCATCGCGTTCGGCGCGGGCCTGTCATACGCGGCCCAGGTCGTGAGCCTG